In the Maribacter sp. MJ134 genome, one interval contains:
- a CDS encoding Pycsar system effector family protein encodes MSGILKKTEGFVVNLLTNELNPNYLYHNLRHTQRVVKSTKELLNSCSLSDTEKEAIEIAAWLHDTGYTKGSEKHEERSCEIAKAFLTKENYDPKLIAEIGNCIMATVRYAEPKTLHEKILRDADASHFAQKSYLETSDLLREELRLLGIADYNHKEWLDANIKMFRTEHRFYTDYAKENWQAGKDKNLRRLIKDKKSEKEIAKKEALKAKYKSESPDRGIQTLFRVTLKNHITLSDIADTKANILLSVNAIIISLALSNLIPKLDNPSNTYLIYPTVIFIVFSVVSMVLAVLATRPNVTSGQFSKQDVKDKKVNLLFFGNFHKMKLDEYEWAINELVKDKEYIYSSLTKDLYFLGLVLNRKYKILRWTYTIFMIGMIISVIAFAVAFKFFGPDRVSNLLP; translated from the coding sequence ATGTCAGGTATCCTAAAGAAAACTGAAGGTTTCGTTGTAAATTTATTGACGAACGAACTAAATCCCAATTATCTTTATCACAATCTAAGGCATACCCAACGCGTTGTTAAAAGTACTAAAGAATTATTGAACTCGTGTTCTCTATCGGACACGGAAAAAGAGGCTATTGAAATAGCTGCTTGGTTGCATGATACCGGTTACACAAAGGGAAGTGAAAAGCACGAGGAGCGAAGTTGTGAAATTGCGAAAGCTTTTTTAACGAAAGAAAATTACGACCCTAAATTGATAGCAGAAATCGGAAATTGTATTATGGCCACCGTAAGGTATGCGGAACCAAAGACCCTTCATGAAAAGATTCTCAGGGATGCCGATGCTTCTCACTTTGCTCAAAAAAGTTATCTAGAAACGTCAGACTTACTTCGAGAAGAACTAAGACTTTTGGGCATCGCAGATTATAATCATAAAGAATGGTTGGACGCAAATATTAAAATGTTCCGAACAGAACATCGCTTTTATACCGATTATGCAAAAGAGAATTGGCAAGCGGGAAAAGATAAAAATCTAAGGCGTCTTATAAAGGATAAAAAATCCGAAAAGGAAATTGCAAAAAAAGAGGCGCTCAAGGCAAAATACAAAAGCGAAAGTCCTGACCGTGGTATTCAAACCTTGTTCAGGGTAACTTTAAAGAACCATATTACCCTAAGTGATATTGCCGATACGAAGGCAAATATTCTATTATCCGTTAATGCAATAATTATTTCCTTAGCACTATCTAACCTTATTCCCAAACTGGACAATCCGTCTAATACCTATCTAATTTATCCAACGGTAATTTTTATCGTTTTTAGTGTAGTTTCGATGGTTTTAGCCGTTCTAGCGACTAGACCAAACGTAACCAGCGGACAGTTTTCCAAACAAGATGTAAAGGATAAAAAAGTAAACCTCCTGTTCTTTGGCAACTTTCACAAAATGAAGTTAGACGAGTATGAATGGGCCATTAATGAACTCGTAAAGGACAAGGAATACATATACTCCTCATTAACAAAGGATTTATATTTCTTGGGACTGGTGTTGAACAGAAAATATAAAATTCTACGATGGACCTATACCATATTCATGATAGGTATGATCATATCGGTTATTGCTTTTGCCGTTGCCTTTAAATTTTTTGGTCCGGATAGAGTATCAAATTTATTACCCTAA
- a CDS encoding metallophosphoesterase family protein: MSSAHRLSRAYTTAKRIMFDDSSKFILFSDCHRGDNSFADDFANNRNIYFHALNHYYNEGFQYCELGDGDELWENVYFESIFEAHKNVFKLLRKYHLDKRLHMIWGNHDMVYKDKTYVDKHLSSYFEPIDDTDKELFEGITYNEAIVLKHSTTGQELFLAHGHQADWWNYRFWRWGRFLVRVLWKPLQVWGIADPTSPAKNYTELIKLERRIKRWILKNNLLITIVGHTHRPRFPEPGDIPFFNDGSCVHPRSITGIEIENGQISLIKWHIETSVDGTLKVVRVLLEGPQKLLDYQEKA, from the coding sequence ATGTCGTCAGCACATAGACTTTCAAGAGCCTACACCACCGCTAAACGTATCATGTTCGACGATAGCTCTAAGTTCATCCTTTTTAGTGATTGTCATCGCGGCGACAACAGTTTTGCAGATGATTTTGCCAATAATAGAAACATCTATTTTCATGCCTTAAACCACTACTATAACGAGGGTTTTCAATATTGTGAATTAGGCGATGGTGACGAACTCTGGGAAAACGTTTATTTTGAATCAATTTTCGAGGCGCATAAAAACGTCTTCAAACTTTTAAGAAAATACCACTTGGATAAACGGTTGCACATGATATGGGGCAATCATGATATGGTATATAAAGATAAAACCTATGTGGACAAGCACCTGTCCAGTTATTTTGAACCTATAGATGATACCGACAAAGAACTTTTTGAAGGAATCACCTATAACGAAGCCATAGTCCTAAAGCATAGCACTACCGGACAAGAGCTTTTTTTAGCTCATGGTCACCAAGCCGATTGGTGGAACTATAGATTTTGGCGCTGGGGACGCTTTCTTGTCCGCGTACTCTGGAAACCACTACAAGTTTGGGGCATCGCAGACCCCACTAGTCCGGCTAAAAATTACACAGAACTAATTAAATTGGAGCGTAGGATCAAACGTTGGATTCTAAAGAACAACCTACTCATTACCATCGTAGGCCACACCCATAGACCGCGCTTTCCCGAGCCGGGCGACATTCCTTTTTTTAACGACGGTAGCTGCGTACACCCAAGAAGCATAACTGGAATAGAGATTGAAAATGGCCAGATTTCACTTATCAAATGGCATATAGAAACCTCTGTGGACGGAACCTTAAAAGTAGTTCGAGTGCTACTAGAAGGACCTCAGAAACTATTAGATTATCAGGAGAAAGCGTAA
- a CDS encoding GAF domain-containing protein → MPMKPLISFDKLLRHYDEMQESEDRILATRAKEILKAQEPYHELRDGFQDIALLEEHKDVIGLILQDSFSPVLSTNEIKAASLPYYDIFFNSSKRFQKIINEAGPGFEPKIRNQEEGIDYIMGCIVILNFHYGFHLDFSRPFFYDIPDATGVMHHYRILYNADFLELIPTKKAKKIEQEDVDELLENPNDLKLWMEKIPPESFISKGFVISNMFDVTAEHSISEIKSELIASDKRGSDNFMNDLQETFRSFFKLPNIKVGFVTYNSKDDQFEPVYGKGVSSFILNGQDAKVCNEALCQQSYSKLIQDNTYFAVADVSKYHEKYNGMDPYGGLEKQGIKSAIFAPIAFNGELLGVLEVVSTKRNVLNGVNAKKLDDVMPYIVSAVVRSKVEEENLIDAIIQNECTSVHSSVYWRFQEEAKYFIKDQLEGRQPSFKEIVFKEVYPLYGQIDIKDSSKARNVAIQRDLMIQLSQINEVLENVLKKYKLPIYEELMFRVDNHLESIKEMLYTNSEQAIFDFVKEEIVPVFSHLKKSDKDISKHILAYEANIDMGTESYYDHRKNYDESVMLINKKLASVIDKKQEVAQEMFPHYFERYKTDGVEHNMYIGASISGKQDFNPLYLNNLRLWQLQVMCEMENTHYALKPELSVPLDATSLILVYNTSLSIRFRMDEKQFDVDGTYNARYEVIKKRIDKSFIKGTNNRLTETGKMAIVYSQKKDELEYLRYIKFLKSKGYFTDNVEIVELEGLQGVSGLKAIRAEILYKSNETPEKTYTYQDLMDTLKE, encoded by the coding sequence ATGCCGATGAAACCGCTAATTAGTTTTGATAAGCTACTTAGGCATTATGATGAAATGCAGGAAAGTGAAGATAGAATTTTAGCGACACGTGCCAAGGAAATTCTAAAAGCTCAAGAACCTTATCACGAACTAAGGGATGGTTTTCAGGACATTGCCTTATTGGAAGAGCATAAGGATGTGATCGGTCTTATACTTCAGGATAGCTTTTCACCTGTTCTAAGTACAAATGAGATAAAAGCAGCTTCTTTACCCTATTATGATATATTCTTTAATTCATCTAAGCGGTTTCAGAAAATAATCAATGAGGCCGGTCCTGGTTTTGAGCCAAAAATTAGAAATCAGGAGGAGGGTATTGATTATATTATGGGTTGTATTGTAATCCTCAATTTTCATTACGGCTTTCACTTAGATTTCAGTAGACCTTTTTTCTATGATATTCCTGATGCCACTGGCGTAATGCATCATTATCGGATTCTGTACAATGCAGATTTCCTGGAGTTGATTCCCACGAAGAAAGCAAAAAAGATAGAACAAGAAGACGTTGATGAACTTTTAGAAAATCCTAACGATTTAAAACTATGGATGGAGAAAATACCGCCAGAAAGTTTTATATCCAAAGGATTTGTTATTTCCAATATGTTCGATGTTACAGCCGAGCATTCAATTTCTGAGATAAAATCAGAACTTATTGCCAGTGATAAACGCGGTAGCGATAATTTTATGAACGATTTGCAGGAGACGTTCCGATCGTTCTTCAAATTACCTAATATTAAGGTCGGTTTTGTAACCTATAACTCCAAGGACGATCAATTTGAGCCTGTCTACGGGAAGGGCGTCTCAAGCTTTATTCTAAATGGTCAGGATGCCAAAGTTTGTAATGAAGCTTTATGCCAACAATCGTATAGTAAACTAATTCAGGACAATACGTATTTTGCTGTGGCAGATGTATCCAAGTACCATGAAAAATATAATGGTATGGATCCGTACGGGGGCTTGGAAAAACAAGGAATAAAAAGTGCAATTTTTGCACCCATTGCATTCAATGGGGAATTACTGGGTGTTTTAGAAGTAGTTTCTACCAAGCGAAATGTTCTTAATGGAGTCAATGCCAAAAAGCTAGATGATGTAATGCCATATATCGTCTCTGCTGTGGTGAGGTCTAAAGTTGAGGAGGAGAACCTGATTGATGCCATCATACAGAACGAATGTACCTCCGTGCACTCTTCTGTCTATTGGAGATTTCAAGAAGAAGCAAAATATTTTATAAAAGATCAGTTAGAAGGTAGGCAGCCCTCATTTAAGGAAATCGTATTTAAGGAAGTATATCCCTTGTATGGGCAGATTGATATAAAAGATTCTTCAAAGGCCAGAAACGTTGCCATTCAGCGAGATTTAATGATTCAACTCTCTCAAATAAACGAGGTTTTGGAAAATGTACTCAAGAAGTATAAACTTCCGATTTACGAGGAGCTAATGTTTCGTGTAGACAACCATTTGGAGAGTATTAAGGAGATGTTATATACTAATAGCGAACAGGCTATTTTTGATTTTGTGAAGGAAGAAATCGTTCCGGTATTTAGTCATCTTAAAAAATCGGACAAGGACATCTCAAAGCATATTCTTGCTTATGAGGCCAATATTGATATGGGTACGGAATCCTATTATGACCATAGAAAAAATTACGATGAGAGTGTAATGCTCATCAATAAAAAATTAGCCTCGGTTATAGATAAAAAACAGGAAGTCGCCCAAGAGATGTTTCCTCATTATTTTGAACGTTATAAAACGGACGGTGTTGAGCATAATATGTACATTGGTGCCTCTATTTCCGGTAAGCAAGATTTTAATCCGCTGTATTTGAATAATTTAAGGCTATGGCAGCTGCAGGTGATGTGTGAAATGGAGAACACCCATTATGCGTTAAAACCAGAGTTGTCCGTACCATTGGATGCCACATCTTTGATACTTGTTTATAATACCTCTCTTTCTATACGCTTTCGTATGGATGAAAAGCAGTTTGATGTGGATGGTACTTACAATGCGCGGTATGAGGTCATTAAAAAACGAATTGATAAATCGTTCATAAAGGGGACTAATAATCGTCTGACGGAAACAGGCAAAATGGCCATAGTATACTCGCAGAAAAAAGATGAATTAGAATACCTGCGCTATATCAAGTTCCTTAAGTCTAAAGGGTATTTTACGGATAATGTTGAAATCGTAGAATTAGAAGGATTACAGGGTGTATCTGGATTAAAGGCCATTAGGGCAGAAATTCTCTACAAATCTAATGAAACTCCTGAGAAGACTTATACCTACCAGGATTTAATGGATACCTTGAAAGAGTAA
- a CDS encoding dipeptidase: MFIFDAHLDLSMNAMEWNRDLRWSVAEIRESEQGMTDKPDREKNTVSFDAMRKGNIGLCVATQIARYVKPKNTLPGWNSPQQAWAQTQGQLSWYKSMEDDGWLRQITNKRELNAHLENWQKNKKNTPIGYILSLEGADSIINLDYLEKSYEQGLRAIGPAHYGPGTYAFGTDSIGGIGVKGKELLKKIEKLNLILDATHLCDQSFWETMKVYEGPIWASHNNCRKFVNHNRQFSDEQLLELIDRKAVIGTALDAWMMVPNWQRGKSTPEKMGVTLEHMVQNIDHICQLAGNSLHVGIGTDLDGGFGKEQAPMDLDTIADLQNIPVLLTKKGYDSDDISNIMNRNFINFLRHTWT, encoded by the coding sequence ATGTTCATTTTCGATGCCCACCTAGACCTATCCATGAATGCCATGGAATGGAACCGTGACCTTCGATGGTCCGTAGCGGAAATAAGAGAAAGTGAACAGGGCATGACGGACAAACCTGATCGCGAAAAAAACACCGTATCTTTTGATGCCATGCGAAAAGGTAATATTGGACTTTGCGTTGCCACCCAGATTGCCCGTTACGTAAAACCAAAAAACACCTTACCTGGTTGGAATTCTCCACAACAGGCATGGGCCCAAACGCAGGGGCAACTGTCATGGTACAAATCCATGGAAGATGACGGATGGCTTAGGCAAATTACCAATAAAAGAGAACTGAACGCTCATTTAGAAAATTGGCAGAAGAACAAAAAAAATACTCCAATTGGATATATCCTAAGTCTAGAGGGAGCAGATTCCATTATCAATCTAGATTATTTGGAAAAATCATATGAACAAGGTCTACGTGCGATAGGCCCTGCACATTACGGACCGGGAACCTATGCCTTTGGAACGGATTCCATAGGTGGAATTGGCGTTAAGGGTAAGGAACTTCTAAAAAAAATTGAAAAACTTAATTTAATTCTCGATGCTACACATTTGTGCGACCAGAGTTTTTGGGAAACTATGAAAGTCTACGAAGGCCCAATCTGGGCAAGCCATAATAATTGTAGAAAATTCGTGAATCACAACCGTCAATTTTCGGACGAACAACTATTAGAATTAATTGATAGAAAAGCGGTCATTGGAACTGCTTTGGATGCTTGGATGATGGTTCCCAACTGGCAACGTGGAAAATCTACCCCAGAAAAAATGGGTGTAACACTAGAACATATGGTGCAGAACATTGATCATATTTGTCAACTAGCGGGAAACTCTTTGCACGTTGGTATTGGTACCGATTTAGATGGCGGATTCGGAAAAGAACAAGCTCCAATGGATTTAGATACGATTGCAGATTTACAGAACATTCCCGTATTATTGACCAAAAAAGGATATGATTCCGATGATATTTCTAATATTATGAATCGTAATTTTATTAATTTCCTACGGCATACTTGGACATGA
- a CDS encoding D-TA family PLP-dependent enzyme, whose translation MNQEQWYQLKSHKHIISPALLVYPERIQQNIQTMINMAGGTENLRPHIKTHKCAEIIKLQMAQGIEKFKCATIAEAELLASCNAPDIVLAMQPVGVNLNRFVSLIKKFPKLKFATLVDNRATSNTMAAVAEKNNVTIALYIDLNTGMNRTGIIPSSEAFDLYKSISKHSSLSIQGLHVYDGHIRNPDPVARKIDCDAAFEKVLALKTQLISAGLPKPTVIAGGSPSFPFHCKRTNVVASPGTTLLWDCGYGDLFPEMEFLPAAVLFTRIISKPKAGILCFDLGHKSIAPEMAFPRMQFLTLDHGKQISQSEEHLVMEYDDLKVLEVGEPHYAIPKHICPTVAKYESLLVVRDGKVSEEWKVAARNQKISI comes from the coding sequence ATGAATCAAGAGCAGTGGTACCAACTAAAAAGTCATAAACATATTATCTCGCCCGCTTTGCTAGTCTACCCGGAAAGGATACAACAGAATATTCAGACCATGATCAACATGGCGGGAGGCACCGAGAACCTTAGACCGCATATAAAGACCCATAAGTGTGCCGAAATTATTAAGCTCCAAATGGCGCAAGGCATTGAAAAGTTTAAATGCGCTACCATTGCTGAAGCGGAACTATTGGCCAGCTGTAATGCGCCTGATATCGTATTGGCCATGCAACCTGTTGGTGTTAATTTAAACCGCTTTGTTTCGCTGATAAAAAAATTTCCAAAGCTAAAATTCGCTACTCTAGTCGATAATAGGGCCACCAGTAATACAATGGCAGCCGTTGCGGAGAAAAACAACGTAACCATAGCCTTATATATCGATTTGAACACAGGTATGAACCGAACGGGAATCATACCTTCTTCGGAAGCTTTTGATCTATACAAGAGCATTTCTAAGCATTCTTCCCTATCCATTCAAGGATTGCATGTGTATGACGGACATATAAGAAATCCTGACCCAGTAGCTCGCAAGATAGATTGTGATGCTGCTTTTGAAAAAGTGTTGGCCCTCAAAACACAGCTTATTTCTGCAGGATTGCCTAAACCAACGGTAATTGCCGGCGGATCACCCTCCTTTCCTTTTCATTGTAAAAGAACTAATGTAGTGGCAAGTCCTGGCACTACCCTGCTTTGGGATTGCGGCTACGGAGACCTGTTTCCCGAAATGGAATTCCTTCCAGCTGCGGTTCTGTTCACAAGGATTATAAGCAAACCAAAAGCAGGTATTCTTTGTTTTGATTTAGGTCACAAATCCATAGCTCCTGAAATGGCTTTCCCTAGAATGCAATTTTTAACCTTGGACCATGGCAAACAAATTAGCCAATCGGAAGAACATCTGGTTATGGAATATGACGACCTAAAAGTGTTAGAAGTCGGAGAACCCCACTATGCCATACCTAAACATATTTGTCCTACAGTTGCAAAGTACGAGTCGCTATTGGTCGTAAGAGATGGTAAGGTTTCCGAAGAATGGAAAGTGGCCGCAAGGAATCAAAAAATTTCAATATAA
- a CDS encoding RidA family protein: MAQKPSEKLKELGLVLPPAPPPAGLYKPVLVVDNFLYISGQGPMLNDGTLYTGRVGDNLTLEEGKQAAHHVALTMLATITTHFGDVDRIKRLVKTLGMVNCTPDFSKQPLVINGFSELMSDVFGPENGVGVRSAVGMMLPDQVAVEIEAMFELHK, translated from the coding sequence ATGGCTCAAAAACCTTCAGAAAAACTTAAAGAACTTGGATTGGTCTTACCTCCTGCCCCTCCACCAGCCGGACTATACAAACCTGTTCTAGTGGTAGATAATTTTCTATATATTTCTGGTCAGGGACCTATGCTTAACGATGGTACGCTCTATACGGGGCGTGTTGGTGATAACCTCACTTTGGAAGAGGGTAAGCAAGCCGCACATCATGTTGCACTAACCATGCTCGCTACGATTACCACCCATTTTGGTGATGTCGATAGGATTAAAAGGTTGGTTAAAACCCTTGGCATGGTCAATTGTACACCAGACTTTAGCAAACAACCTCTAGTAATAAATGGGTTTAGTGAATTAATGTCGGATGTTTTTGGACCTGAAAATGGTGTAGGGGTAAGAAGTGCCGTCGGTATGATGCTACCTGATCAGGTTGCCGTTGAAATAGAGGCCATGTTTGAACTTCACAAATAA
- the aqpZ gene encoding aquaporin Z, translated as MKKLAAEFIGTLWLVLGGCGSAVLAAGFPELGIGFVGVSLAFGLTVITMAYAIGHISGCHLNPAVSIGLWVGGRFEGKDVVPYILSQVMGGIAGAAILYMIATGKAGFEIGGFAANGYGEHSPGGYGMTSALITEIVLTFIFLFVILGSTYTKAPRGFAGLAIGLCLTLIHLISIPVTNTSVNPARSTSQALFAGDWAIGQLWLFWLAPIVGAVIAGLVYKFLSPEVTD; from the coding sequence ATGAAAAAATTAGCAGCAGAATTTATTGGTACCCTCTGGCTTGTATTAGGCGGGTGTGGAAGTGCGGTATTGGCCGCAGGGTTTCCAGAATTGGGAATTGGTTTTGTGGGAGTTTCCCTAGCATTTGGTCTCACCGTTATCACCATGGCTTACGCCATAGGACATATCTCTGGTTGCCACCTTAATCCAGCAGTATCTATTGGGCTATGGGTCGGTGGGCGCTTTGAAGGTAAGGATGTAGTCCCTTATATCTTATCCCAGGTTATGGGCGGTATTGCAGGAGCAGCGATTTTATATATGATCGCTACTGGAAAAGCTGGGTTTGAAATAGGAGGCTTTGCAGCCAACGGTTATGGGGAACACTCTCCCGGCGGCTACGGAATGACCTCGGCCTTGATAACAGAAATTGTACTGACTTTCATTTTTCTATTCGTCATACTCGGGTCTACCTATACGAAGGCACCTAGAGGTTTTGCCGGTCTGGCCATCGGTCTCTGTTTAACACTGATACACTTGATAAGTATTCCCGTAACGAACACCTCTGTGAACCCTGCCAGAAGTACTAGTCAGGCATTGTTTGCCGGTGATTGGGCTATTGGACAATTGTGGCTCTTTTGGCTTGCACCAATTGTTGGAGCTGTTATTGCCGGATTGGTATATAAATTTCTATCTCCAGAAGTAACGGATTAA
- a CDS encoding gluconate:H+ symporter, with product MPLLIVIFGIVLLFILITRFKLNPFITFIIVSLFVGIAEGMEPVSVVASIQKGIGSILGFLVIILGLGAMLGKLVADSGAAQKITTKLVEKFGKKNIQWAVVLTGFIVGIPMFYSVGFVILIPLVFTIAATTGLPLLYVGLPMLASLSVTHGYLPPHPAPTAIAATFNADIGKTLLYGIIVAIPAIIVAGPLLSRTIRNIEATPLKEFLNPIILKDEEMPSTGVSIFTALLPVILIAIAALAELMLPVDNGISKIIVFLGNPVIAMLISVLVAIYTLGLARGKKMKEVMDSVASAITGITMVLLIIAGAGALKQVLIDSGVSEYIGEMLKGSSVSPLILAWLIATVIRVCVGSATVAGLTAAGIVLPLISGTDVSPELMVLAIGSGSLMLSHVNDSGFWLYKEYFNLSVKDTLKTWTVMETTVGIMGLVGVLILNLFI from the coding sequence ATGCCTCTACTTATTGTAATATTCGGGATAGTGCTTCTTTTTATTTTGATTACCCGTTTTAAATTGAATCCCTTTATAACCTTTATTATAGTTTCTTTATTCGTAGGCATCGCCGAAGGTATGGAGCCCGTTTCCGTTGTTGCGTCCATACAAAAAGGCATAGGTAGTATTTTAGGGTTTTTGGTCATTATTTTGGGCTTGGGCGCCATGCTAGGCAAATTAGTTGCCGACAGCGGTGCCGCCCAAAAAATCACGACAAAGCTTGTGGAAAAATTCGGCAAAAAAAACATACAATGGGCTGTTGTTTTGACCGGTTTTATTGTAGGCATACCAATGTTCTACTCCGTGGGTTTCGTTATTTTAATTCCATTGGTCTTTACCATTGCGGCAACAACAGGCTTGCCCTTGTTATACGTAGGCTTACCCATGTTAGCCTCCCTTTCCGTTACCCATGGTTACTTGCCTCCGCACCCTGCACCCACGGCCATTGCAGCAACATTTAATGCAGATATCGGAAAGACCTTGCTGTATGGAATTATCGTTGCCATTCCTGCAATTATTGTTGCGGGGCCGCTATTATCCAGGACTATAAGGAATATTGAAGCCACACCACTCAAGGAGTTTTTAAACCCGATTATACTTAAAGATGAGGAAATGCCAAGTACTGGTGTTAGCATTTTTACAGCCTTACTTCCCGTTATTTTAATCGCAATCGCGGCCTTAGCGGAATTAATGCTCCCAGTAGATAATGGAATCTCAAAAATAATCGTATTCCTAGGGAATCCGGTTATAGCTATGCTCATATCGGTTTTGGTCGCCATTTACACCTTAGGACTAGCAAGGGGAAAAAAGATGAAAGAGGTTATGGACTCTGTAGCAAGTGCTATTACGGGAATTACCATGGTGCTCTTGATCATTGCCGGAGCAGGTGCCTTAAAACAGGTTTTGATCGATAGTGGTGTAAGCGAATATATTGGTGAAATGCTAAAAGGTTCTTCCGTATCACCTCTAATTTTAGCCTGGCTTATAGCCACCGTAATTCGGGTTTGTGTTGGTTCTGCAACAGTTGCAGGCCTAACCGCTGCCGGGATTGTACTTCCCTTGATCAGTGGTACCGATGTAAGCCCTGAACTAATGGTCCTAGCTATTGGTTCTGGAAGTTTAATGCTCTCCCACGTAAATGATAGTGGTTTTTGGCTGTACAAAGAATATTTTAACCTATCGGTAAAAGACACCTTAAAAACATGGACGGTTATGGAAACTACCGTGGGGATTATGGGATTGGTGGGCGTACTAATTTTGAACTTATTTATATAA